The Mycolicibacterium monacense genome contains the following window.
CTGCGCGAGCGGAAAGTCCCGCACCGTCGCCGTCAGGCCGGCCTGCTGCAGGATCACCTGCATCTGGTTCGCCAGGTTCTGCAGGCTGCTGTCCCCGGTGGGGTAACCGATCTCCACATCGCCGCCCGAGCGTCCCGTCTCGGCCAGCTTCGCCGGGTCGAAGTCGTGCGTGTCGGGGACCGCGCCGTCGGGCAGCATCCCGCTGGGATAGAACTGGGTCGACGGACTGCCCTGGTCGCCGAACACCGTTGTCGTGAGCGTGGTTTGGTCGAGCGCGGCGCTCAGGGCCGCCCTGGCCGCGGGAGGACCGAAGACCTCGGAGTCCGGATCGACCATCACCAGCGCCTTCACCAGCGCCGTCTCCTGCCGGACCTCGGTGTCGGGGCCTGCGCCCAACGCCTCGTAGTCGCCTTTGGACAGCCCGTGCAGGATCATGTCGAGCTGACCGTTCTCCAGTTGCATCCGCTGTACCGCGGTCGCCGCCACCACGGGCAGTTCGACGGTGGTGATCTGCGGCGCCTCGCCCCAGTAGTGCTCGTTGGCGGTGAGGGTGTAGCGGTTCGCCGGGATCGCGGCGGTGAGCTCGTACGGGCCGGTGCCTGCGGTGTGCGCGGCCAACCAGCCCGCGCCGCGGTCGTCACCGACGGCGTGTTCGGCGATCGCCGCCGGGCTCGTCATCAGTGGCCCGTAGGGCGAGGCCAGGTAGTCCAGGAAGGGGGCGACCGGTTTGGTGAGCGTCACGACGAACGTCTGCGGATCGGGCGTCTGCATGTCACGGACGTCGGCGAGCATGTAGGACGGCCCCGCGGCCATGTCGATCCGCCGCTGGAAACTGGCCTTGGCCGCGGCCGAGTCGAAGGGTGTGCCATCGGAGAACTTCACGCCGTCCCGCAGGGTGAACGTGTAGGTCAGACCGTCCTCGGAGACAGTCCATTCCGTCGCCAGCAGGCCCTCCACCTCCGTGCTCTCCGGCGCATACCGGAGCAGACCCTGATAGGCCGACGTCATGATCAGCAGACCCTCGGGCTGATAGAAGACGTCCGGGTCCAGGGGCGGCGGGTCCGACATCAGCGGGGTGCGGACCGACGACATCAACGCCGCGGTGTCCGTCGGGCTGTTGCTGGAACCGGAACAGCCCGTGGCGGCCAGCACCAGGGTGGTCACGGCCAGCGTCACAACGGCGGGCGTACATCTCATGCGCAGGGCTCCTGTCCTCGGTTCACCGATGAGTGTCGGCACAGTGCATTTCGTCCGCGTGACGCAGTGGTTACCACTTTGTACGAACGTCCAAGTTTTGGTCGGTTGACCTAGCAGGGACCCGCAACGCGCTCTAGTGTTCTGGCACAGCATGCGAAAGACGAAGGGAAACAACACAATGCCCACAGCAGTTCCGAACGCTTTCGATCTGACCGGTCAGGTGGCCCTGGTCACCGGGTCGAGCAGCGAGCTCGGGATCGGCTTCGCCTCGGCACGTCTACTCGGCCAGTTCGGGGCGTCGGTGATGGTCACCGGGACCACCGAGCGCGCCGCCGAACGCGCGCGGGAACTGCAGAGTGAGGGCATCGCGGCGCGTTCGCACGTCGCGGACCTGATGGATCCGGAGGCGGCCCGGGGACTGGTCGAGGCAACCGAGGCGGCGTTCGGCCGGCTCGACATCGTGGTCAACAACGCCGGGCTGGCGTCGGTGCACATCCCCGAGCGTCCGAATCCGTTGATGGTGATGTCCGACGAGGAATGGCGCCTGGCGCTGCGACGCAACGTGGACAGCGCGTTCTTCGTCACGCGGGCCGCGCTGCCCGGCATGGTGGAACGGGGCTACGGCCGCATCGTCAACGTGGCGTCGACGGCCGGGATCCTCACCGCCTACACCGGCGACGTCGGTTACCACACGGCCAAGGCCGCGATGCTGGGGATGACGCGGTCGGTGGCGGTGGACTATGCGCGCAACGGCGTGACGGCCAACGTGGTGGTCCCCGGCTGGATCGCCACCGCCGCGCAGCTCCCCTCCGAGGTGGTCGCCGGCAACGCCACGCCGATCGGCCGGTCGGCCACCGCGGCCGAGGTCGCCGCAGGCATCGCGTTCCTCGCGGCGCCGGGCGCCTCCTACGTCACGGGCACCACGTTGGCCATCGACGGCGCCAACTCGATCGCGGGGGCGACCGCCGCCGAGTGACACGGACGGCGCCTGGCGATCGGATCCCGCCCCACTCGACTGTGCGGTTTCATCCGCGCCACGCCGGGCCACGCGTATCGGAACGCACACTCGATGCCGGCGATAGCGTGGAAGCCATGTCCCGACCCGGCGCCGACGCCGCGGAACGCTTGGCGGCCCTCGGCGTGGTGCCGATGGCGCCCGGCTTGTCCGACGACGAAGTCGCCCGCATCGAATCGTCGTTCGCGTTCACGTTCGCCGACGATCACCGGGAGTTCCTCGCCGCATGTCTGCCGGTCGGCGAGGGGTGGCCGAACTGGCGCGAGGCCGGGCGCCGAACCCTCGAGACGCTTCTGCGGCTACCGGTGGACGGCATCCTGTTCGCCGTGGAGTGGAAGCAGTTCTGGGACGCCTCGTGGGGCAGGCGACCGGCCCGCATGAAGGATGCGTTGCGCAGCGCGGCTTACCAGTTGGCCCGCGTACCGCGCCTGGTGCCGGTGCACTCGAATTGCTATCTGCCCGCCGGCCACGATTCCTCCGGTCATCCGGTGCTGTCGATCTACCAGGCCGACATCCACGTGGTCGCCGCCGACCTGTTCGACTACGTCGACAGGCTCACCACGCCAGCCGCCGAGCCGTCAGCCGTGGCGACCGTCGACTTCTGGTCCGATCACGTGCGCTGAGCGTCAGCGTCGACCGCGTCCCGCCCGGCCCGGTTTGCGGGCGCCCTTACCCGCCGCGGCGCGGGCGGCCTGCTTCGCGAGGGTCTTCTCCCGTGCGGTGCGCTTGGGCGCCGGCTGAGCCTGTCCCCGCGACGAACCGGGTTTGCGGCCCCGCACGATCCCGATGAACTCCTCGAGCAGCGGCGACTGGGGCCCGTCCGGGAAGGCCAGCGCCACCGGGCAGGTGGGAGCGTCGGTGATCGGGCGGTACGTGAGGTCCTTGCGGTGATACAGCCGCGCCAACGACTGGGGAACGACGAGCGCGCCGACCCCGGCGGCGACGAGTTCCATTGCGTCCTCGGTGGTCTCGGGGCGGTGATCGACCAGGGTGCCGGGAGCCTCTGCCCAGGCGACCACATGGTCGAGCGGCATCAGCACCGGCTCGCCGGCGAGGTCCGCGGCGGTGATCGTGTCGCCGGCAGTGAGGACGTGGTCGACCGGTACGACGACCACCGTGGTCTCCTCGTAGAGCGGTATGACGGCCAGCCCGGACGTGTCGGCAGGCAGCCGCAGCAACGCCACGTCGACGGTGCCGGCCCGCACGGCGTCGGCGGCGTCTGCCGCGGCGACGGTGCACAACTGCAGCGGCACGTCGGGGTGGCGTTCCGCCCAGTTCCGGGCCCACTTCGCGGGCGTCCCACCCGGGACGTAACCGAGGGTGAGCGAGGGCGGGTTCACCGCCTCAGGCTACCGATAGGCTGATCCCATGAGCAGGCCCAACGCGCAGTCCATGAAGCCCGCCACGGCGGCCAAGAAGCTGGACGTGTACCTGCCCGCGACGCCGGCGGAGTTCCAGGAGAGCTCGATCACCCGCGCTGAACTCGCCGCCCTGCAGGAAGATCCGCCGCAGTGGCTCAAGGACCTCCGCAAGAACGGACCGCACCCGAAGAACCTCGTGGCAGCCAAGCTGGGCATCTCGATCGCGGGTCTCGCGCGGGGCGGCGTCGGGGATGCGCTCACGACCGAGCAGATCAATACGCTGCTCGAGGAGAAACCGGAGTGGCTGGTCGCCG
Protein-coding sequences here:
- a CDS encoding ABC transporter substrate-binding protein; translated protein: MRCTPAVVTLAVTTLVLAATGCSGSSNSPTDTAALMSSVRTPLMSDPPPLDPDVFYQPEGLLIMTSAYQGLLRYAPESTEVEGLLATEWTVSEDGLTYTFTLRDGVKFSDGTPFDSAAAKASFQRRIDMAAGPSYMLADVRDMQTPDPQTFVVTLTKPVAPFLDYLASPYGPLMTSPAAIAEHAVGDDRGAGWLAAHTAGTGPYELTAAIPANRYTLTANEHYWGEAPQITTVELPVVAATAVQRMQLENGQLDMILHGLSKGDYEALGAGPDTEVRQETALVKALVMVDPDSEVFGPPAARAALSAALDQTTLTTTVFGDQGSPSTQFYPSGMLPDGAVPDTHDFDPAKLAETGRSGGDVEIGYPTGDSSLQNLANQMQVILQQAGLTATVRDFPLAQFFALGENPGQRPDLLLASFNPDAAHPDTWSRIYQYTDAPVNLQGCSVPAADALLDAGSAEPDPAKSRALYVEAAKEYRDSLCWINLADLHNTIAARKGYSGWSSQPAWMWDTDFSTLAYRD
- a CDS encoding SDR family NAD(P)-dependent oxidoreductase; amino-acid sequence: MPTAVPNAFDLTGQVALVTGSSSELGIGFASARLLGQFGASVMVTGTTERAAERARELQSEGIAARSHVADLMDPEAARGLVEATEAAFGRLDIVVNNAGLASVHIPERPNPLMVMSDEEWRLALRRNVDSAFFVTRAALPGMVERGYGRIVNVASTAGILTAYTGDVGYHTAKAAMLGMTRSVAVDYARNGVTANVVVPGWIATAAQLPSEVVAGNATPIGRSATAAEVAAGIAFLAAPGASYVTGTTLAIDGANSIAGATAAE
- a CDS encoding LysR substrate-binding domain-containing protein, which codes for MNPPSLTLGYVPGGTPAKWARNWAERHPDVPLQLCTVAAADAADAVRAGTVDVALLRLPADTSGLAVIPLYEETTVVVVPVDHVLTAGDTITAADLAGEPVLMPLDHVVAWAEAPGTLVDHRPETTEDAMELVAAGVGALVVPQSLARLYHRKDLTYRPITDAPTCPVALAFPDGPQSPLLEEFIGIVRGRKPGSSRGQAQPAPKRTAREKTLAKQAARAAAGKGARKPGRAGRGRR
- a CDS encoding DUF5997 family protein — its product is MSRPNAQSMKPATAAKKLDVYLPATPAEFQESSITRAELAALQEDPPQWLKDLRKNGPHPKNLVAAKLGISIAGLARGGVGDALTTEQINTLLEEKPEWLVAERESYQEVLREQRRLKALRADQAREG